One window from the genome of Candidatus Binatia bacterium encodes:
- a CDS encoding alpha/beta hydrolase codes for MASQELGMIIDMLKARPLEADVSVAEMRAGIEALASIAPLPDDVTFEPVDAGGLPAEWVTAPGARRENVILYLHGGGYVMGSIKTHRELAARLSRAAAARVLLIEYRLAPEHPHPAAVEDATAAYRWLLGIGVAPSRMVIGGDSAGGGLTVATLVALRDAGQPLPAAGVCLSPWVDLEGVGESMATKAAVDPMVQRDPLRKMAAMYLAGQDPRTPLAAPLYADLSGLPPLLIQVGTAETLLDDSIRLAERARKAGVAVSLETWEDMIHVWQAFASLLPEGQQAIERIAAFIKTRIQP; via the coding sequence ATGGCCAGCCAGGAACTCGGAATGATCATCGACATGCTCAAAGCTCGCCCGCTCGAGGCGGACGTCAGCGTGGCCGAAATGCGCGCCGGCATCGAAGCACTGGCGTCGATAGCCCCGCTGCCGGATGACGTCACGTTCGAGCCGGTCGATGCCGGCGGCCTGCCGGCGGAATGGGTGACGGCACCGGGAGCGCGCCGTGAGAACGTCATCTTGTACTTGCACGGCGGCGGTTACGTCATGGGCTCGATCAAGACGCATCGGGAGCTGGCGGCGCGGTTGTCCCGGGCAGCGGCAGCCCGTGTGCTGCTGATCGAGTATCGGCTAGCGCCCGAACATCCGCATCCGGCCGCCGTCGAAGACGCAACCGCGGCCTACCGCTGGCTCCTGGGCATCGGCGTCGCGCCGTCGCGCATGGTGATTGGTGGAGACTCTGCGGGCGGCGGCTTGACGGTGGCGACACTGGTGGCGCTCCGCGATGCGGGACAACCGCTTCCAGCCGCAGGCGTGTGCCTATCGCCCTGGGTCGACCTTGAAGGTGTGGGTGAGTCGATGGCCACCAAGGCGGCGGTCGACCCGATGGTGCAGCGTGATCCGCTGCGCAAGATGGCGGCAATGTATCTCGCCGGCCAGGATCCGCGCACGCCGCTCGCCGCCCCGCTGTATGCTGATCTGTCCGGGCTCCCACCGCTCCTGATTCAGGTGGGAACTGCCGAGACGTTGTTGGACGATTCGATTCGCCTGGCGGAGCGCGCGCGCAAAGCGGGCGTGGCGGTGAGCTTGGAGACCTGGGAGGACATGATACACGTCTGGCAGGCCTTCGCCTCCCTGCTTCCCGAGGGGCAGCAGGCAATCGAGCGCATCGCTGCCTTTATTAAGACGCGCATCCAACCCTGA